The following are encoded together in the Leptospira langatensis genome:
- a CDS encoding efflux RND transporter permease subunit codes for MKFSELIFKYRKITLSLVFTLGFLGLVSWITMPREEDPRLSDFRGVVTVIYPGSTATEMQRLVVERIEDELSEIEEIKETQVTVRSEFALLRIDLRDSVTGTKVDTAWRKVESALDVAYSKFPQGTYKPKLDRNVNQQDAFIFAITGSEDPLLLLDFAEKLEEELSSLPLVAKVNIFGDPGKQISINVDDSILEKYGLNYEQILRALRESNRNIPSGSVRIDAQRVNIETNSGFKSLEEIRQFPILLNSGNVVLLGEMAKVVRSPDFPIKEKMFLNGRPGIAIGVVPKAEISLLDFGKQVRSKVDLQKKKNANLKIEEISVQPDYVKSRLDNLSANLFFGILIVAAVLILGMGFRIGLLVALLVPVISLISLGLYGIGGGVLNQMSISAFVMALGLLIDNVIVVVEGIQEKLDEGADLGKASKETIDEFIIPLASATGTTVAAFLPMLGASGTVADFTRSIPTVAILCLIVSYFFAIFVTPNIAQAFLKKGSAKQWKFTERLGEWVASIVISRSKSLFLFATVAVAITGIAFGLLPKKFFPYADRNQLVVSIELPEGTHLDETTKIALKLEEGIRGLKGLRATATFVGRSTPRFYYNLNRLPNAPHIAQILVTADDFSAARKMIPFIEKSASELLPSVNVIVRELQQGPPVNAPIEIRLVGDNEEELIRSSENVLSIVKNLEGTRNVVRDVGIGSPNIRFSINDASAARFGLTRREVTSALLGRTIGLDAGEYRWEKEPIPIRLRSEEGDEISLERLRKAYVAQTRNSSLDVSHLSSEELLWKPSVFHHYNRRLSVSVTSELSNGASYTKVISEFKEKLKGLNLPEGIEVIFGGEAQASGEANTAILRAVPLALILFLGSLLFEFNSFKEVGIILVTIPLSFIGIVPGLLLSGNAFGFMSLIGSLALVGIVVNNGILIIDHMKISIASGISPEEATRLAIQRRIRPILLTTATTIAGMLPLAFSNATLWPPFAWSIVSGLLVSTALTLFIVPSLYLIGKRTRVDLTVSGKGRGLLRKSLFFSIFIIFPSFVFSQEKGTTMTLREVIAQSGKAGLVTSSEASKESLNYDTQTLSRDVYMPKLRASMNRVFLDQSLPARGVTPGGIGGLEKSFYQGSVEITQNLFDPSNMFYLIPAKERAVEAEKNRVIRIRQDAEWDAASKFLDSLSVRVKIETVSKVVSELSGRKYEVGRLYRFGQVLETDLLRVDLALDDSKQKLLFLKGQKEVIDLSLGQAVGSMYPVEPIEFKLNFVEERRDFETILSVIKQQRKDLQALRIQIESMEKEKESINKEALPKVFAKLGYNHQDSGQFTKDDWYSGTVGVSIQPFEGGTRASRVDSVSAKISGLREKMKDLERGIGVQVRKALSDLSVRQKDWDSKKDGYRRAYENAERQRNRFLNGKATFLEKLEADVLRREKEEETKLAELERNRSIFYLRYVMGESLIAEE; via the coding sequence ATGAAATTCTCGGAACTTATTTTTAAATATAGGAAGATCACATTATCTTTGGTTTTCACTCTCGGTTTTCTTGGGCTCGTTTCCTGGATCACTATGCCGAGAGAGGAAGATCCTCGCTTGAGCGATTTCAGAGGAGTTGTTACTGTAATCTATCCTGGTTCTACTGCAACTGAGATGCAGAGACTTGTCGTAGAGCGGATTGAGGATGAACTTTCCGAAATAGAGGAAATTAAGGAAACCCAAGTTACTGTGCGTTCCGAATTCGCTCTACTGCGAATAGATCTAAGAGATTCCGTTACAGGAACCAAAGTGGATACTGCATGGAGAAAAGTAGAGTCTGCGTTAGATGTGGCTTATTCAAAATTTCCACAAGGTACTTATAAACCGAAATTAGACAGGAACGTAAATCAGCAGGACGCTTTTATTTTCGCAATTACGGGCTCGGAGGATCCTCTTTTGCTTTTGGACTTTGCGGAGAAGTTAGAAGAGGAACTTTCTTCACTTCCTCTTGTTGCTAAAGTAAATATTTTCGGAGATCCCGGAAAACAGATCAGTATTAATGTAGATGATTCCATTTTAGAAAAATATGGCCTGAATTATGAGCAGATCTTAAGAGCGTTAAGGGAAAGTAATCGCAACATCCCTTCGGGATCGGTAAGAATCGATGCCCAGAGAGTAAATATTGAAACGAACTCAGGCTTTAAGAGCTTAGAAGAGATCAGACAATTCCCCATATTATTGAACTCTGGAAATGTTGTTTTGCTCGGAGAGATGGCCAAAGTCGTTCGTTCGCCAGATTTTCCGATCAAAGAAAAAATGTTTCTGAACGGAAGGCCAGGCATTGCGATCGGAGTGGTGCCCAAGGCAGAAATCAGTCTATTAGATTTCGGTAAACAAGTTAGGTCTAAAGTTGATTTGCAGAAAAAGAAAAATGCGAATTTGAAAATAGAAGAGATCAGTGTTCAGCCGGACTATGTAAAAAGTCGTTTGGACAATCTGTCGGCCAATTTGTTTTTTGGAATATTGATCGTGGCAGCTGTGCTGATCCTCGGAATGGGATTTCGGATCGGTCTTCTTGTCGCCTTATTGGTTCCGGTAATATCCTTAATTTCTCTAGGGTTGTACGGAATTGGCGGAGGCGTCTTAAACCAAATGTCAATTTCAGCCTTCGTTATGGCGTTAGGGTTGCTCATTGATAATGTGATTGTAGTGGTAGAAGGAATACAGGAGAAGTTAGACGAGGGAGCTGATTTGGGCAAAGCCTCTAAGGAGACGATTGATGAATTTATAATACCCCTTGCTTCAGCAACTGGAACGACAGTCGCAGCTTTTCTTCCGATGTTAGGAGCTTCCGGCACTGTCGCTGATTTTACTAGGAGCATTCCTACTGTTGCTATCCTTTGCCTAATCGTTAGTTACTTCTTTGCAATTTTCGTAACCCCGAACATCGCCCAGGCTTTCTTGAAGAAAGGCTCGGCCAAGCAATGGAAATTTACGGAGAGGTTGGGGGAATGGGTCGCTTCTATTGTAATTAGCAGATCGAAGAGTCTTTTTCTTTTTGCAACGGTTGCCGTAGCCATCACGGGCATAGCGTTCGGGCTTTTACCTAAGAAATTCTTTCCTTACGCGGATAGAAACCAGTTGGTCGTGAGTATCGAGTTGCCTGAAGGAACGCATTTGGATGAGACGACTAAGATCGCTCTCAAGCTGGAAGAAGGGATTCGGGGATTAAAGGGCTTGAGAGCAACGGCAACTTTTGTAGGAAGAAGTACGCCTCGATTTTATTACAACCTGAATCGTTTGCCGAATGCGCCTCATATCGCACAAATACTAGTCACTGCCGATGATTTTTCTGCTGCTCGGAAAATGATTCCATTCATAGAAAAGTCGGCGTCCGAGCTTCTTCCTTCCGTGAACGTCATAGTAAGAGAATTACAACAAGGACCTCCTGTAAATGCACCGATAGAGATACGTTTAGTTGGAGACAACGAAGAAGAACTGATTCGAAGTTCCGAGAATGTTCTTTCCATAGTAAAAAATCTGGAAGGAACCAGAAATGTCGTTCGGGACGTAGGAATTGGATCGCCTAATATCCGCTTTTCGATTAACGATGCTTCTGCAGCTAGATTTGGATTGACTAGAAGGGAAGTCACTTCGGCACTTTTGGGCAGAACGATCGGGCTCGATGCGGGAGAATATCGCTGGGAAAAAGAACCAATCCCGATACGCCTTCGTTCCGAAGAGGGGGATGAAATTTCTCTGGAAAGATTAAGAAAGGCTTATGTAGCTCAAACTAGAAATTCGAGTTTAGACGTTAGCCATCTCTCTTCGGAAGAACTCCTTTGGAAGCCGTCCGTATTTCATCATTACAACAGAAGACTTTCCGTTTCGGTTACTTCGGAATTATCGAATGGTGCCAGCTATACGAAGGTGATTTCTGAATTTAAGGAAAAACTTAAAGGATTAAACCTACCTGAGGGAATAGAAGTTATCTTCGGAGGGGAAGCGCAAGCATCGGGAGAAGCAAATACCGCCATTCTTAGAGCCGTACCACTTGCCTTGATCCTATTTTTAGGATCTTTACTCTTTGAATTCAATTCGTTTAAGGAAGTAGGGATAATCCTTGTTACAATACCTTTATCTTTTATAGGAATTGTTCCAGGCCTTTTGCTTTCCGGAAATGCTTTTGGATTCATGTCCTTGATCGGATCTTTGGCTCTGGTCGGAATAGTAGTTAATAATGGCATTCTCATAATAGATCATATGAAGATCTCAATCGCTTCAGGTATTTCTCCCGAAGAAGCGACGCGGTTAGCAATCCAAAGGAGGATTCGTCCGATTCTTCTCACCACCGCCACTACGATTGCAGGAATGCTTCCTTTAGCATTCTCCAACGCTACTCTATGGCCTCCATTTGCATGGTCTATCGTTTCCGGATTGCTTGTATCTACTGCCCTCACTTTGTTTATCGTGCCTTCCCTATATTTGATTGGTAAAAGAACTCGTGTCGATTTAACAGTAAGTGGAAAGGGACGCGGCCTTTTAAGAAAGTCCTTGTTTTTTTCGATTTTTATAATCTTTCCTTCTTTCGTTTTCTCGCAAGAAAAAGGAACTACTATGACTCTCCGGGAAGTCATAGCTCAGTCGGGAAAGGCGGGCTTAGTTACATCTTCTGAGGCCAGTAAGGAGTCGTTGAACTACGATACTCAGACTTTATCAAGAGATGTCTATATGCCTAAGCTTAGGGCCTCAATGAACAGGGTCTTTCTGGATCAGTCGTTACCGGCCAGAGGAGTTACCCCGGGAGGGATCGGTGGTCTTGAGAAATCCTTTTACCAGGGATCCGTCGAGATAACCCAGAATCTATTCGATCCTTCTAATATGTTTTATTTGATCCCCGCAAAAGAAAGAGCAGTCGAGGCGGAGAAGAATCGAGTGATCCGCATTCGGCAGGATGCGGAATGGGATGCGGCTTCTAAATTTCTGGATTCGCTTTCGGTTAGGGTCAAGATAGAAACCGTTTCCAAAGTAGTTTCCGAATTGAGCGGCAGAAAATATGAGGTAGGTAGACTATACAGATTCGGTCAAGTATTGGAAACGGATCTGCTTAGAGTTGATCTGGCTTTAGATGACTCCAAACAAAAATTGCTCTTCTTAAAAGGACAAAAAGAAGTTATAGATCTATCTTTAGGCCAAGCTGTCGGTTCTATGTACCCAGTGGAGCCGATCGAATTCAAATTGAACTTTGTTGAAGAACGAAGGGACTTCGAAACGATCCTTTCTGTGATCAAGCAGCAAAGAAAGGATTTACAAGCATTGCGAATCCAGATTGAAAGCATGGAAAAAGAAAAGGAGTCGATAAACAAGGAAGCTTTGCCTAAAGTCTTTGCCAAACTTGGTTATAATCACCAAGATAGCGGCCAGTTTACGAAGGATGATTGGTATTCCGGAACTGTCGGCGTTTCTATTCAACCTTTCGAGGGAGGAACCAGAGCGTCGAGAGTTGATTCCGTATCAGCGAAAATTTCCGGTTTGCGGGAAAAGATGAAAGATCTGGAAAGAGGGATCGGAGTGCAGGTAAGAAAGGCGTTGAGTGATCTCTCTGTTCGACAAAAGGATTGGGACTCGAAAAAGGACGGATACAGAAGAGCCTACGAAAATGCCGAAAGACAAAGGAATCGTTTTTTAAATGGCAAGGCCACCTTCTTGGAAAAGTTAGAGGCTGACGTGTTACGAAGAGAAAAAGAAGAGGAAACTAAGTTAGCCGAGTTAGAAAGAAACAGAAGTATTTTTTACTTAAGATATGTAATGGGTGAAAGTCTGATCGCGGAAGAATAG
- a CDS encoding TrmH family RNA methyltransferase, giving the protein MKKPLEITSFSNEKLKYISGLKEKKNRERSNTFFIEGYREIQRAKASEKIEFEYILTCPACYLGENEEELISSIDAKTILVPKQVFEKISYRDRPDGLIATANLPDFSLSKNPNLSGAPVLVIEGVEKPGNLGTILRTAEGAGFETVFVADPRLDLFNPNVIRSSTGTLFTLDVRQGEISELYPLLKKAGYRTIAVTPEAKSLYWDGNLKGKVALVFGSEQYGLSEYARTKSDEYISLPMKGVADSLNLAMSAGILMYEVLRQNR; this is encoded by the coding sequence TTGAAGAAGCCTTTAGAGATCACAAGCTTCTCCAATGAGAAGCTCAAGTACATCTCCGGGCTAAAAGAAAAGAAAAACCGAGAGAGATCCAATACTTTCTTTATCGAAGGCTATAGAGAGATCCAAAGAGCCAAAGCTTCTGAAAAGATAGAGTTCGAGTACATTCTCACCTGCCCTGCCTGTTACTTAGGAGAAAACGAAGAAGAACTGATCTCTTCTATCGATGCAAAGACGATTTTAGTCCCGAAGCAGGTCTTTGAGAAAATCTCCTATAGAGATAGGCCTGACGGCTTGATCGCTACCGCGAATTTACCGGACTTCTCTCTTTCTAAGAATCCCAACCTAAGCGGAGCCCCCGTCCTAGTGATCGAAGGAGTGGAGAAGCCAGGAAACCTGGGCACAATCCTTCGCACCGCGGAAGGAGCAGGATTCGAAACCGTATTCGTAGCGGACCCTAGATTAGATTTATTTAATCCAAATGTGATCCGATCTTCCACAGGGACCTTATTCACTTTAGATGTTCGCCAAGGGGAGATCTCCGAACTCTATCCTCTTCTTAAGAAAGCAGGCTACAGGACCATAGCAGTCACACCTGAGGCCAAGTCCTTGTATTGGGACGGGAACTTAAAAGGAAAAGTGGCCCTCGTATTCGGAAGCGAGCAATATGGTTTGAGTGAATATGCGAGAACCAAAAGCGATGAATATATTTCCCTGCCTATGAAAGGAGTTGCGGATAGTTTGAATCTGGCGATGTCAGCGGGGATCCTAATGTACGAGGTGCTTAGACAAAATCGTTAA
- a CDS encoding class I SAM-dependent methyltransferase, which translates to MAKNTYELIDSGNFKKLEQVGPYKVIRPSPVAAWPPTQASLWKDADGEYHRSDKGGGNWKWKDNSSRPDPEDEFLLQIPPLTVKIRFTPFGHLGIFPEQLQNWDRIRNVSSQLAGQGEVLNLFAYSGLSTLSVLAGGMDACHLDSSKGMVEWARENAQVSGLADKKVRWIVEDVLKFLNREIRRNKKYSGFILDPPTFGRGASGEVFKIEKDLPEMMDLLMKLCDSKPEFVFLTCHSTGFSPIALRRILEGRIKSPGKYITEELTIAESTGRTHPAGSNCIFYSNRLKL; encoded by the coding sequence ATGGCAAAAAACACGTACGAACTGATCGATTCCGGGAATTTCAAGAAATTGGAACAGGTAGGACCGTACAAGGTCATTCGTCCTTCTCCCGTTGCCGCCTGGCCACCAACCCAAGCCTCTCTTTGGAAGGACGCAGACGGAGAATATCATAGAAGCGATAAGGGCGGCGGGAACTGGAAATGGAAGGACAATTCATCTCGTCCGGATCCGGAAGATGAGTTCTTGCTCCAAATCCCTCCTCTTACCGTCAAGATCCGATTCACTCCGTTCGGACATTTAGGGATCTTTCCGGAACAACTACAGAACTGGGATCGGATCCGAAATGTCTCCTCCCAATTAGCAGGACAGGGAGAAGTCTTAAATCTATTCGCGTATTCAGGTCTTTCCACCTTATCCGTATTAGCTGGCGGAATGGACGCTTGTCATTTGGATTCCTCCAAGGGAATGGTAGAATGGGCCAGAGAGAATGCCCAAGTCTCCGGACTCGCAGACAAGAAGGTACGCTGGATCGTAGAAGACGTATTAAAATTCCTGAATAGAGAGATCCGTAGGAACAAAAAGTACAGCGGATTTATCTTGGACCCTCCTACTTTCGGCAGAGGAGCGAGTGGAGAAGTATTTAAGATCGAAAAGGATCTCCCCGAAATGATGGATCTTCTCATGAAGCTTTGCGATTCCAAGCCCGAGTTCGTATTCCTGACCTGTCATTCCACTGGGTTCAGCCCAATCGCACTCAGAAGGATCTTAGAAGGAAGGATCAAGTCTCCCGGCAAATACATAACGGAAGAACTCACGATTGCTGAATCCACCGGAAGAACACATCCTGCCGGTTCCAACTGTATCTTTTATTCGAATAGGTTGAAACTTTGA
- a CDS encoding class I SAM-dependent rRNA methyltransferase, with translation MKKQSGEIPLLFLYSETLKSFRRYQVNKTSESVLRSGHPWILNGNLSSAISAFQDGDWMKLVSGQNEILGTGIYSSNGPIGIRIIQTEGDFSLDRLKQTIKNTFQLRKALREETNAYRLVHGENDRLPGVTVDRYGKTWVVQTYSRSLRKFSRLVVRILYSQAKEEGESLPEKILWISPQRIGSEEAIPVRFSRGKRETPYDEEIFLETVKWKTTLPGQKGGFFLDVRNLRSYLLEKRELAKDKECLHLFCHTGLTSACLEEAGARSIFSVDGAKEALEEFASRISSSEIHPSFEEKNRIQTFGKHSLVRADLFRDWNFLEDRKFSLIVLDPPNLTPNQNSIPAGKKAYRSLISKALSHLEPGGDLILLSCSGRIRESEFEKIGRETLVHRGWKYRELERLVPEQDHPTRKEFPEGKYFKVHIYKGVSPVGAPTKI, from the coding sequence TTGAAAAAGCAGAGTGGAGAGATCCCTCTGCTTTTTTTATATTCCGAGACCTTGAAATCCTTTCGCCGCTACCAAGTCAATAAGACTTCCGAATCCGTGTTAAGATCGGGACATCCTTGGATCCTGAACGGAAATCTTTCTTCTGCCATCTCCGCCTTTCAAGACGGGGACTGGATGAAACTAGTCTCCGGACAAAATGAGATCTTGGGAACAGGGATCTATTCTTCCAACGGGCCGATCGGGATCCGGATCATCCAAACGGAAGGAGATTTCTCTCTGGATCGCTTGAAGCAAACCATTAAGAATACATTCCAACTTCGTAAAGCTCTTCGAGAGGAAACGAACGCATACAGGTTGGTCCACGGCGAGAACGATAGACTCCCTGGAGTGACTGTGGATCGGTATGGAAAGACTTGGGTGGTCCAAACCTATTCCAGATCTCTTCGGAAATTTTCCCGCTTGGTCGTTCGCATCCTATATTCCCAAGCAAAAGAAGAAGGAGAATCATTGCCGGAGAAAATCCTCTGGATCTCTCCCCAAAGGATAGGGTCGGAAGAAGCAATTCCCGTCCGTTTCTCGCGAGGAAAAAGAGAAACCCCGTACGACGAAGAGATCTTTCTAGAAACGGTAAAATGGAAAACTACTCTTCCCGGCCAAAAGGGAGGATTCTTTCTGGATGTCCGAAACCTTCGCTCCTATCTATTAGAAAAAAGAGAATTAGCAAAAGATAAAGAATGTCTGCATCTATTCTGTCATACAGGACTCACTTCCGCCTGCTTAGAAGAAGCGGGAGCTCGATCGATCTTTTCCGTAGACGGTGCAAAAGAGGCGTTAGAAGAGTTTGCATCCAGGATCTCTTCTTCTGAGATACACCCTTCCTTCGAGGAAAAGAATCGGATCCAAACATTCGGTAAACATAGTCTCGTTCGAGCAGATCTGTTCAGAGACTGGAACTTCTTAGAAGATCGAAAATTCTCTCTGATCGTTTTGGACCCTCCTAATCTTACACCCAACCAGAACTCGATTCCAGCCGGAAAAAAGGCATATAGAAGTCTAATCAGTAAGGCACTTTCTCATTTGGAACCGGGAGGGGATCTGATCCTTCTCTCTTGCTCGGGAAGAATCCGTGAATCCGAATTTGAAAAGATTGGCCGGGAAACACTAGTGCATCGAGGATGGAAGTATAGAGAACTAGAGAGACTGGTCCCGGAACAGGATCATCCTACCAGGAAGGAATTTCCGGAAGGAAAGTATTTCAAGGTCCATATATACAAAGGGGTGAGTCCTGTAGGAGCTCCTACAAAGATCTGA
- a CDS encoding citrate synthase: MANTAILKIDGKEFELPIIVGTENEKAIDISKLRQQTGYITLDNGYLNTGACTSAVTFLDGELGILRYRGIPIEQLAEKATFTEVAYLLIYGHLPSDKELQEWDKELTMHTLIHEDLKRLYNGFPKDGHPMAIMSTMIGSLSTYYQDSYDPENPEHRHISMIRLLAKFPTIASFAYKKSLGQPTVHPMNHLDYCSNFLNMMFSVPSEEYYIDPEIVKALNLLLILHADHEQNCSTSTVRLVGSSLANLYGAISAGICALWGPRHGGANQEVLEMLLEIKASGLPVKKIVEKAKDKNDAFRLSGFGHRVYKNFDPRAKIIKKACDAVLSRLGVNDPLLDIAKELEEAALKDSYFVERKLYPNVDFYSGIIYRALGIPVNMFTVMFAMGRLPGWIAQWKEMIESPDMKIGRPRQIYTGATDTSYDSAKKK, from the coding sequence ATGGCAAACACCGCAATCTTAAAAATCGACGGTAAAGAATTCGAATTACCCATCATCGTCGGAACCGAAAACGAAAAGGCCATCGACATCTCCAAACTCAGACAGCAAACAGGATACATCACTCTAGACAACGGTTATCTAAACACCGGAGCTTGCACAAGCGCAGTCACCTTCCTGGATGGAGAGTTGGGGATCCTAAGATACAGAGGGATCCCGATCGAGCAACTCGCGGAAAAAGCGACTTTCACCGAGGTGGCTTACCTTCTTATATACGGTCATCTTCCTTCCGACAAAGAACTGCAAGAATGGGACAAAGAGTTGACCATGCATACTTTGATCCACGAGGACCTGAAACGTCTTTATAACGGATTCCCGAAAGACGGTCATCCGATGGCGATCATGTCCACCATGATCGGATCCCTTTCTACCTATTACCAAGATTCTTATGATCCTGAGAATCCGGAACACAGACATATTTCCATGATCCGTCTTCTGGCAAAATTCCCTACGATCGCTTCTTTCGCGTACAAGAAGTCTCTTGGACAACCTACAGTACATCCGATGAACCATCTGGATTATTGCAGCAACTTCCTGAACATGATGTTCTCCGTTCCTAGCGAAGAGTATTATATCGACCCGGAGATCGTAAAGGCTTTGAACCTGCTGCTTATCCTTCACGCGGACCACGAGCAAAACTGTTCTACTTCTACCGTTCGTTTGGTGGGATCTTCTCTCGCAAACCTGTACGGTGCGATCTCCGCGGGGATCTGCGCTCTTTGGGGACCACGTCACGGAGGAGCCAACCAAGAAGTATTGGAAATGCTTTTAGAGATCAAAGCGTCCGGACTTCCTGTGAAAAAGATCGTAGAGAAAGCAAAGGACAAGAACGACGCTTTCCGTCTTTCCGGATTCGGTCACAGGGTTTACAAAAACTTCGACCCAAGAGCAAAGATCATCAAGAAGGCTTGCGATGCGGTTCTTTCCCGATTGGGAGTAAACGATCCTCTATTAGATATTGCTAAAGAACTAGAAGAAGCAGCGCTCAAGGATTCCTATTTCGTAGAAAGAAAACTCTATCCGAACGTGGACTTCTATAGCGGTATCATCTATCGTGCCCTCGGAATTCCAGTGAACATGTTCACTGTGATGTTCGCAATGGGACGTCTTCCGGGCTGGATCGCTCAATGGAAAGAAATGATCGAATCTCCCGATATGAAGATCGGTAGACCTCGTCAGATCTATACCGGCGCGACCGATACTAGTTACGACAGCGCAAAGAAGAAGTAA
- a CDS encoding lytic transglycosylase domain-containing protein, giving the protein MKKTILGLLPFLVFGSLYGDADLKYLIKSYSLEKIRRIFREKSPSTESEVYALIRFHETHPDGDPNSRLRYLVSLLKGKMVAGVSKDDLHQLIQNPLPPFNSVTKVTFWKLYEEMVKRKSLGPHDLISYLKKMPPEFDPVYKNVIVEILRIYYETGEFKEAKEYAESFQEKDKKEYFGAMAYYRYAKALYKFGETQKGEDLLYALMDDANVPSYVKKDIHSDLESWKGESFYKHISVEKAVLFLPFLSKDEKKSFLSSQQFFSSQRFERPESWKAAARALVSLYPERLPALFHKHRNFAEYFPEFTAAMSVELSNQSLGRLGLDLLEKSNLPSSEAVEYAYARAYKKLGDRDRYFNRLLSSLEKNPYNLIRQDELIDLLIGDQSHFLEENYWKESLRRIPNLPVKGRLVYWYLRNLKSKGKQEELTLWLKTYYRYIPGSYYTRVIREEFQSEISAIPQPDNAVWNKDSLFEYLSLTSGDPKYSGKIMGRDLEFAYFPDSFSLDIRIDSAHGRIRGNRLLQNAKEYLEIGETAYASSLVDKFAQQSGLSEEEKDELFAALGEVTGHQYLTVFHTRNLMKRRRIPDDVILLPSKLASRIYPRPHRDLVSHSSQSFGIDEDIIYAVMRQESFFKENAVSSSNARGLMQIMGPTGKGLAHGLGLESYSLFDPEISIQMGAKFLKYLLSSNENDLKWASIAYNGGPGNLRKWKRNHYHGDFNHFLEELPSKESRDYCRIVTSNYYNYQSLRQYKNR; this is encoded by the coding sequence ATGAAAAAAACGATCCTGGGGTTACTCCCTTTTCTAGTTTTCGGCAGTCTTTACGGGGATGCCGATCTAAAATACCTCATCAAGTCCTATAGTTTGGAAAAAATCAGAAGAATTTTCCGAGAAAAATCCCCTTCTACCGAGTCCGAAGTATACGCTCTTATCCGTTTCCACGAGACACATCCGGACGGGGATCCGAATTCCCGTCTTCGTTATCTAGTCTCTCTTCTGAAAGGAAAGATGGTTGCAGGAGTGAGTAAGGACGATCTGCACCAACTCATCCAAAATCCTCTTCCACCTTTCAACTCTGTGACCAAGGTAACTTTCTGGAAATTGTACGAGGAAATGGTAAAACGAAAAAGCCTAGGTCCTCACGATCTCATCTCCTATTTAAAGAAAATGCCTCCGGAGTTCGATCCGGTTTATAAAAACGTAATTGTCGAGATCCTGAGGATCTATTACGAGACCGGGGAATTCAAAGAGGCAAAAGAATACGCGGAAAGTTTCCAGGAGAAGGATAAGAAGGAATACTTCGGAGCCATGGCCTATTATCGCTATGCCAAGGCATTGTACAAATTCGGAGAGACCCAAAAGGGAGAAGATCTCTTATACGCCCTCATGGACGACGCAAATGTTCCTTCTTATGTGAAGAAAGACATCCATTCCGATCTGGAAAGCTGGAAAGGAGAATCCTTCTATAAACATATCTCCGTGGAAAAGGCGGTGCTTTTCCTTCCCTTCTTATCTAAGGACGAAAAGAAATCCTTTCTTTCTTCTCAGCAATTCTTTAGCTCCCAAAGATTCGAAAGACCCGAAAGCTGGAAGGCCGCCGCAAGAGCCCTGGTTTCGCTGTATCCGGAACGTTTGCCTGCACTTTTCCACAAGCATAGGAATTTTGCGGAATATTTTCCGGAGTTTACCGCTGCCATGTCGGTGGAATTGTCCAACCAAAGTTTAGGTCGTTTAGGACTGGATCTATTAGAAAAATCGAATCTACCCTCTTCAGAGGCTGTGGAATATGCGTATGCGAGAGCCTATAAGAAGTTAGGAGATAGGGACAGGTATTTCAATCGCCTTCTATCTTCTCTGGAAAAGAACCCGTACAATCTGATCCGGCAGGATGAGCTCATCGATCTTCTCATTGGAGACCAATCCCATTTCTTAGAGGAGAATTATTGGAAAGAATCTCTTCGTAGGATACCCAATCTCCCCGTAAAAGGAAGATTGGTCTATTGGTATCTTCGAAATCTCAAGTCCAAAGGAAAACAGGAAGAACTGACTCTTTGGCTCAAGACCTATTATCGTTATATTCCGGGATCTTATTATACGAGAGTGATCCGAGAGGAATTCCAATCCGAGATCTCCGCAATCCCGCAACCGGACAATGCAGTTTGGAACAAGGATAGCCTATTCGAATATCTTTCCCTGACTTCGGGAGACCCTAAATATTCCGGCAAGATCATGGGCAGAGATCTGGAATTCGCCTATTTTCCGGATTCATTCTCTTTGGATATCCGGATCGACTCCGCTCACGGCAGGATCCGAGGGAACCGTCTATTACAAAATGCTAAAGAATATTTGGAGATCGGAGAGACAGCCTATGCTTCTTCTCTCGTAGACAAATTCGCGCAGCAAAGCGGACTATCCGAAGAAGAAAAGGATGAACTGTTCGCAGCCTTAGGAGAAGTGACCGGGCACCAATACCTAACCGTATTTCATACTAGAAATCTTATGAAAAGAAGAAGGATCCCGGACGATGTGATCCTTCTTCCTTCCAAACTGGCGTCTAGGATCTATCCTAGGCCACATAGGGATCTGGTCTCCCATTCTTCCCAATCCTTCGGAATAGACGAGGATATTATTTACGCGGTAATGAGACAGGAGTCCTTCTTTAAAGAGAACGCGGTTTCTTCTTCCAATGCGAGAGGGCTGATGCAGATCATGGGCCCCACTGGAAAAGGATTGGCCCATGGACTGGGGCTCGAGTCCTATTCCCTTTTTGATCCGGAAATTTCTATACAAATGGGTGCCAAATTCTTAAAATACCTTCTTTCTTCCAATGAAAACGATCTGAAATGGGCGTCCATCGCCTACAACGGAGGTCCAGGCAATCTTAGAAAATGGAAGAGGAACCATTATCACGGAGATTTTAATCATTTCCTGGAGGAACTTCCCTCCAAAGAGTCCCGTGATTATTGCAGGATCGTAACGTCGAACTATTATAATTACCAAAGTTTGAGGCAGTACAAAAACCGCTAG